In Aegilops tauschii subsp. strangulata cultivar AL8/78 chromosome 3, Aet v6.0, whole genome shotgun sequence, one genomic interval encodes:
- the LOC109786813 gene encoding uncharacterized protein, with protein sequence MLPRPRETWGYRGVRAHPSGGFSTEIRFLGMRLGLANFDTTNEAARAYDAAAWRLRWPHRTLNFPNVPTREQAQELAPLPWLITDEDHRDNWRREHRLGITEMDEEAMALWCQRFPQDIINEREFYAQRRTKREKRRAERAAHREDKRTRKADAQFNMRLAAASPWESGNDRTLGPQKLAIPAL encoded by the exons ATGCTGCCGCGTccccgggaaacttggggataccgcggcgtccgcgcgcacCCCTCCGGTGGCTTCTCCACCGAGATCCGGTTCCTCGGGATGCGCCTCGGTCTCGCCAATTTCGACACcaccaacgaggccgcccgcgcgtacgacgcggcggcgtggcgcctccgaTGGCCTCATAGAActttgaacttccccaacgtgccgacgcgggagcagGCACAGGAGCTTGCGCCTCTGCCgtggcttatcaccgacgaggatcatCGTGATAActggaggcgggagcaccgtctcggcatcacCGAGATGGATGAGGAAGCCATGGCGTTGTGGTgccaacgcttcccgcaggacatcatcaacgagcgcgagttctacgcgcaaaggaggacaaagagggagaagaggagggcggagcgagccgcccatcgcgaggacaagcgtacgcgaaaagcggatgctcaattcaacatgaggctagcagcagcgtcgccctgggaatccggcaacgatcg cactctGGGCCCGCAAAAACTGGCTATTCCGGCGCTGTAA